The proteins below are encoded in one region of Manis javanica isolate MJ-LG chromosome 8, MJ_LKY, whole genome shotgun sequence:
- the INSM2 gene encoding insulinoma-associated protein 2 — protein sequence MPRGFLVKRTKRTGGSYRVRLAERLLPLLGPQGAPPFPEKASRAPLPGAERAAPRILEEEAREPSGLSCRAAGVSPGAGGREGAEWRADGREGTGSSPSPTKPAGAELRRAFLERCLSSPVSAESFPGGVTAAAAFSGSAAPAAASTSGEQFLPPLRAPFPEPALHPDPAPRLATLHGLKRAAGGERRAKAPQPCASGPAAAGVKKPKAMRKLSFADEVTTSPVLGLKIKEEEPGVPSRGLGGSCTPLGEFICQLCKEQYADPFALAQHRCSRIVRVEYRCPECDKVFSCPANLASHRRWHKPRPAAAGSATVSSADGKPPPSSSSSSPDSGATASFLAKGKENSREERAADQHPQARDSSGAAQHRDSASPHGLQGLSHPEPPLPQIPYSEGVLGHRVLGPGSASGVMSPEIFVCPYCHKKFRRQAYLRKHLGTHEAGAVHVLAPGLGSERGTALAFACPLCGAHFPSADIRDKHRLWHAVREELLLPALAVAPPEAPSPGGATDRSAQQIFSCKHCPSTFFSSPGLTRHISKCHPSESRQVLLLQMPLRPGC from the coding sequence ATGCCAAGGGGCTTCCTGGTAAAGCGAACTAAACGGACAGGCGGCTCATACCGAGTTCGCCTAGCCGAGCGGCTCTTACCCCTGCTGGGGCCCCAGGGGGCGCCGCCCTTCCCGGAGAAAGCTTCCCGTGCTCCGCTGCCTGGTGCGGAGCGGGCGGCCCCCCGCATTCTGGAGGAGGAGGCCCGCGAACCGTCGGGGTTGTCCTGTCGGGCTGCCGGGGTGAGCCCGGGGGCCGGCGGGCGGGAAGGCGCGGAGTGGAGGGCGGATGGCAGGGAGGGAACCgggtccagccccagccccaccaagCCTGCGGGCGCGGAGCTGCGTCGCGCGTTCCTAGAGCGCTGCCTCAGTTCGCCCGTCTCCGCCGAGTCCTTCCCCGGGGGCGTCACCGCCGCAGCCGCTTTCTCCGGGTCAGCGGCGCCAGCAGCCGCATCGACCTCGGGAGAACAGTTCCTGCCGCCTCTCCGGGCACCGTTCCCAGAGCCCGCGCTCCATCCGGACCCCGCGCCCCGCTTGGCCACCCTTCACGGCCTGAAGCGGGCGGCCGGCGGCGAGCGACGCGCTAAGGCACCTCAGCCCTGCGCGTCTGGACCCGCGGCCGCCGGAGTCAAGAAGCCAAAGGCCATGAGGAAGTTGAGCTTCGCGGATGAAGTGACCACGTCCCCTGTCCTGGGCCTGAAGATCAAGGAGGAGGAGCCCGGAGTGCCATCCCGAGGTCTAGGAGGAAGCTGCACACCCCTGGGGGAGTTCATCTGCCAGTTGTGCAAGGAGCAGTACGCGGACCCCTTCGCCTTGGCTCAGCACCGCTGCTCCCGCATCGTGCGCGTCGAGTATCGCTGCCCCGAGTGCGACAAGGTCTTCAGCTGCCCTGCAAACCTCGCCTCCCATCGCCGCTGGCACAAGCCGCGTCCCGCAGCGGCAGGAAGCGCCACAGTCTCCTCCGCCGATGGGAAGCCGCCTCCGTCGTCATCTTCATCTTCCCCGGACTCGGGGGCTACTGCGTCTTTTCTGGCCAAGGGGAAGGAGAACAGCCGTGAAGAGCGAGCTGCAGATCAGCACCCTCAGGCCAGGGACAGCTCCGGGGCGGCCCAGCACCGGGACAGCGCCTCACCCCACGGCCTCCAGGGGCTGTCGCACCCCGAGCCACCGCTGCCTCAGATCCCCTACAGCGAGGGGGTGTTGGGGCACCGCGTGCTGGGGCCGGGCAGTGCTAGTGGTGTCATGAGCCCCGAGATCTTCGTGTGCCCATATTGTCACAAAAAGTTCCGTCGCCAAGCCTATCTGCGCAAGCACCTGGGCACTCACGAGGCGGGCGCGGTCCACGTGCTTGCCCCGGGCTTGGGCTCGGAGCGCGGCACCGCTCTCGCCTTCGCTTGCCCGCTGTGCGGGGCGCACTTCCCGTCCGCAGACATCAGGGACAAGCACAGGCTGTGGCACGCGGTCCGCGAGGAGCTGCTCCTGCCGGCTCTGGCCGTGGCGCCCCCTGAGGCGCCGAGCCCGGGTGGGGCAACGGACAGGAGTGCTCAGCAAATTTTCTCGTGCAAGCACTGCCCGTCCACCTTTTTTAGCTCCCCGGGGCTGACCCGGCACATAAGTAAGTGCCACCCCTCGGAAAGTCGGCAGGTCCTGCTACTGCAGATGCCATTGCGGCCTGGCTGCTGA